CTTGGGCTGCAGCGGGTGGTCGCCGATCCACGGGTGCGCCCGCCGGTATACCTCGTACGCGTGGCCGAGCAGCTCCTCCAGCGGCCGCGGGTAGGTGATCTCCTGGAGCCGCTCCATCCGCTCCTCGTACTCGATCCCGTCCCGCTTCATCTCGGCGACGGCCTCGCCCCTGGCCTTGTTCTCCTGCGAGGCGAGGATCTGCCGCGGGTCGTCCAGGGTGGCCTCCACCACCGAGACCACGTCCAGCGCGTACGAGGGGGACTCGGGGTCGAGCACCTCGAAGGCGGCCAGCGCGAAGGTGGACAGCGGCTGGTTGAGCGCGAAGTTCTCCTGGAGGTCGAGGGTGAGGCGGACGGTCCGGCCGTCCGCGTCCGGCTCCTCCAGCCGCTCCACCACGCCACCCTCCAGCAGCGAGCGGAAGATCGCGATCGCCGAGCGGATGTGCCGGCGCTGCGCCGGGCGCTCCTCGTGGTTGTCGGTGAGCAGGCGGCGCATCGCCTGGAACGGGTCGCCCGGCCGGCCGATCACCGAGAGAAGCATCGCGTGGCTCACCTTGAACCGCGAGACCAGCGGCTCCGGGTCGGCGGCGATCAACCGCTCGAAGGTCTCCTCGGACCAGCCGACGAAACCTTCCGGCGCCTTCTTGCGGACCACCTTGCGCCGCTTCTTCGGGTCGTCGCCCGCCTTGGCCAGCGCCTTGTCGTTCTCCACCACGTGCTCGGGCGCCTGGGCGGCCACCTGGCCGACCGTGTCGAACCCGGCCCGCCCGGCCCGGCCGGCGATCTGGTGGAACTCGCGGGCCCGCAGCACCCGCACCCGCTGCCCGTCGTACTTGGACAGCGCGGTGAACAGGACGGTGCGGATCGGCACGTTGACGCCCACGCCCAGGGTGTCGGTGCCGCAGATGACCTTCAGCAGGCCGGCCTGGGCCAGGCGCTCCACCAGCCGGCGGTACTTGGGCAGCATGCCGGCGTGGTGCACGCCGATGCCGTGCCGGACGTACCGGGACAGGTTGCGGCCGAACTTGGTGGTGAAGCGGAAGTTGCCGATCAGCTCGGCGATGGCGTCCTTCTCCGCCTTGGTGCACATGTTGATGCTCATCAGCGACTGGGCCCGCTCCACCGCCTCCTTCTGGGTGAAGTGCACGACGTACACCGGCGCCTGACCGGTGGTCAGCAGCTCCTCCAGGGTGTCGTGCAGGGTGGTGCGCCGGTACTCGTAGAACAGCGGCACCGGGCGGGTGGCCGAGCGCACCGCGGTGGTCGGACGGCCGGTGCGCCGGGTGAGGTCCTCCTCGAAGCGGCGGACGTCGCCGAGGGTGGCCGACATCAGCAGGAACTGCGCCTGCGGCAGCTCCAGCAGCGGGATCTGCCAGGCCCAGCCGCGGTCCGGCTCGGCGTAGAAGTGGAACTCGTCCATCACGACCTGGCCGATGTCGGCCCGGTCGCCCTCGGCCAGCGCGATCTGCGCCAGCACCTCGGCGGTGCAGCAGATGATCGGCGCGGTCGGGTTGACGCTGGCGTCGCCGGTCATCATGCCGACCTGCTCGGTGCCGAACATCTTGCAGAGGTCGAAGAACTTCTCCGAGACCAGGGCCTTGATCGGCGCGGTGTAGAAGGTCCGCTTGCCCTCGGCCAGCGCGGCGAAGTGCGCGCCGGCCGCCACCAGGCTCTTGCCGGAGCCGGTCGGGGTCGCCAGGATCACGTTGTTCCCGGAGACCAGCTCGATCAGCGCCTCCTCCTGCGCCGGGTAGAGCGTGATGCCGCGCTCGGCCGCCCACGCGGCGAAGGTCTCGAACAGCGAGTCGGGAGTGGCGGGCTTGGGCATCAGGTCAAGGAGGGTCACCGGCCTATCTTGCCTGGTCCGGATCACCGGGGGCAAAGCCCGCGACGGTACCCGGCGGTGCCATGCGGTGCGCCTCCCCCCGGCGCGCCCCCGTGGAATGCGTCGGATTGTCGGCAGATCATGGTTTCGCGGCGGAACGCCGAACCTTCGAGCGCGTTACAGCGTGGCACTCCGCTCAGCCGGGCAGAACTCCTAGTCTCAACGGTCTACAGCGCCTTCCGCGAGGAGTCGAAGCCATGAGTCGGATTGTGCGGGCCGCCCTGTTCCAGACCGCGTGGACGGGCGACAAGGAGACGATGACCGCGGCCCACGAGAAGGCCGCACGGGACGCCGCCGCCCAGGGCGCGCAGATCATCGGGTTCCAGGAACTCTTCAACGCGCCGTACTTCTGCCAGGTGCAGGAGCCCGAGCACTACGCCTGGGCGGAGCCCGTCCCGGACGGCCCGACCGTCCAGCGGATGAGCGCCCTCGCCCGGGAGCTCGGCATCGTGATCGTCGTCCCGGTGTACGAGCTGGAACAGTCCGGCTTCTACTACAACACCGCGGCCGTGATCGACGCCGACGGCCGCTACCTCGGCAAGTACCGCAAGCACCACATTCCCCAGGTCCGGGGATTCTGGGAGAAGTACTACTTCAAGCCCGGAAACGTCGGCTGGCCGGTGTTCGAGACCGCCGTCGGAAAGGTCGGCGTCTACATCTGCTACGACCGGCACTTCCCGGAGGGCTGGCGGGCCCTGGGCCTGTCCGGCGCCGAGATCGTCTACAACCCCTCGGCCACCAGCCGCGGCCTGTCCGCGTACCTGTGGCAGCTGGAGCAGCCGGCCGCGGCGGTGGCCAACGAGTACTACGTCGCCGCGATCAACCGGGTCGGCGTCGAGGAGTACGGCGACAACGACTTCTACGGCACCAGCTACTTCGTCGACCCGCGCGGCCAGTTCGTCGGCGAGGTGGCCTCCGACAAGGACGAGGAGCTGGTCGTCCGCGACCTCGACATGGACGTCATCGACCAGGTCCGGCAGCAGTGGGCGTTCTACCGGGACCGCCGTCCGGACGCCTACAACCCGCTGACCGAGGCCTGAGGGGAGGCACCGTGACCCGTACCGTGATCCGCGGCGGACTGGTGATCACCGCCGCCGAGGAGATGCACGCCGACGTGCTGATCGAGGGCGAGCGGGTGGTCGCCCTCGCCGCCTTCGGCACCTCGGCCGCCGAGGGCTGGACGGCCGAGCGCGTCATCGACGCCCGCGGCCTGTACGTCATCCCGGGCGGCGTGGACGTCCACACCCACATGGAGCTGCCGTTCGGCGGCACCGCCGCCTCCGACACCTTCGAGACCGGCACCCGGGCCGCCGCCTGGGGCGGCACCACCACCATCGTGGACTTCGCCGTCCAGTCGATCGGCGCCTCGCTCCGCGACGGCCTGGACGCCTGGCACGCCAAGGCCGAGGGCAACTGCGCCATCGACTACGGCTTCCACATGATCCTCGCCGACGTCAACGAGTCCAGCCTCAAGGAGATGGACCTGCTGGTCGCCGAGGGGGTGACCTCCTTCAAGCTGTTCATGGCCTACCCCGGGGTCTTCTACAGCGACGACGGCCGGATCCTGCGGGCCATGCAGCGCGGCGCCGAGAACGGCGGCCTGACCATGATGCACGCCGAGAACGGCCTGGCCATCGACGTCCTGGTCGAGCAGGCGCTGGCCGCCGGCAAGACCGACCCGCGCTACCACGGCGAGGTCCGCCGCGAGCTGCTGGAGGCCGAGGCCACCCACCGGGCGATCAAGCTCGCCGAGGTAGCCGGCTCCCCGCTGTACGTGGTGCACGTCTCCGCCTCCTCCGCCGTCGCCGAACTGGCCTCCGCCCGCGACCGCGGGCTGAACGTCTTCGGCGAGACCTGCCCGCAGTACCTCTTCCTCTCCACCGACAACCTCGCCGAGCCCGGCTTCGAGGGCGCCAAGTACGTCTGCTCCACCCCGCTGCGCCCCCGGGAGCACCAGGCCGAGCTGTGGAAGGGCCTGCGCACCAACGACCTCCAGGTGGTCTCCACCGACCACTGCCCGTTCTGCTTCGTCGGGCAGAAGGAGCTGGGCCGCGGCGATTTTTCCAAGATCCCCAACGGGTTGCCCGGAGTGGAGAACCGGATGGACCTGCTCCACCAGGCCGTGGTGGACGGCCACATCTCCCGCTGCCGCTGGATCGAGATCGCCTGCGCCACCCCGGCCCGGATGTTCGGCCTCTACCCGCGCAAGGGCACCATCGCCCCCGGCACCGACGCGGACATCGTCCTCTACGACCCGGCGGCCCGGCAGACCCTCTCCGCCGAGACCCACCACATGAACGTGGACTACTCCGCGTACGAGGGCAAGGAGATCACCGGCAGGGTCCGGACCGTGCTCTCCCGCGGCACCGTGGTGGTCGACGGCGACGCCTACCTGGGCCGCCCCGGGCACGGCCGCTACCAGCCGCGGGCCACCTGCCAGTACCTGCACTGACCGCCCAACCGCCCGACTGCCCGCCCGGATACCTCGGACACCCCGACCACCGGACCCCTCGGACAACCCAAGGAGAAGTGTTGGACATCGGCCTTGTCCTGCAGACCGACCCGCCCGCGCAGAAGCTCGTCGACCGGATGAAGCGGGCCGAGGCGGCCGGGTTCACCCACGGGTGGACCTTCGACTCGGTGGTGC
The window above is part of the Kitasatospora sp. HUAS MG31 genome. Proteins encoded here:
- a CDS encoding DEAD/DEAH box helicase, translating into MPKPATPDSLFETFAAWAAERGITLYPAQEEALIELVSGNNVILATPTGSGKSLVAAGAHFAALAEGKRTFYTAPIKALVSEKFFDLCKMFGTEQVGMMTGDASVNPTAPIICCTAEVLAQIALAEGDRADIGQVVMDEFHFYAEPDRGWAWQIPLLELPQAQFLLMSATLGDVRRFEEDLTRRTGRPTTAVRSATRPVPLFYEYRRTTLHDTLEELLTTGQAPVYVVHFTQKEAVERAQSLMSINMCTKAEKDAIAELIGNFRFTTKFGRNLSRYVRHGIGVHHAGMLPKYRRLVERLAQAGLLKVICGTDTLGVGVNVPIRTVLFTALSKYDGQRVRVLRAREFHQIAGRAGRAGFDTVGQVAAQAPEHVVENDKALAKAGDDPKKRRKVVRKKAPEGFVGWSEETFERLIAADPEPLVSRFKVSHAMLLSVIGRPGDPFQAMRRLLTDNHEERPAQRRHIRSAIAIFRSLLEGGVVERLEEPDADGRTVRLTLDLQENFALNQPLSTFALAAFEVLDPESPSYALDVVSVVEATLDDPRQILASQENKARGEAVAEMKRDGIEYEERMERLQEITYPRPLEELLGHAYEVYRRAHPWIGDHPLQPKSVVRDLYERAMTFTDYVGFYELARTEGIVLRYLAGAYKALEQTVPDDLKTDDLKDVIAWLGELVRQVDSSLLDEWEALANPTEPEAAEVRLDDKPAPVTANARAFRVLVRNALFRRVELAALEHYDELGELDGEGGWDADRWADAMDGYWEEYDDLGTGPNARGPKMLLIEEVADEGLWRVRQIFDDPAGDHDWGISAEVDLYGSDEEGRAVLQVTAVNRLGG
- a CDS encoding nitrilase-related carbon-nitrogen hydrolase, whose amino-acid sequence is MSRIVRAALFQTAWTGDKETMTAAHEKAARDAAAQGAQIIGFQELFNAPYFCQVQEPEHYAWAEPVPDGPTVQRMSALARELGIVIVVPVYELEQSGFYYNTAAVIDADGRYLGKYRKHHIPQVRGFWEKYYFKPGNVGWPVFETAVGKVGVYICYDRHFPEGWRALGLSGAEIVYNPSATSRGLSAYLWQLEQPAAAVANEYYVAAINRVGVEEYGDNDFYGTSYFVDPRGQFVGEVASDKDEELVVRDLDMDVIDQVRQQWAFYRDRRPDAYNPLTEA
- the hydA gene encoding dihydropyrimidinase codes for the protein MTRTVIRGGLVITAAEEMHADVLIEGERVVALAAFGTSAAEGWTAERVIDARGLYVIPGGVDVHTHMELPFGGTAASDTFETGTRAAAWGGTTTIVDFAVQSIGASLRDGLDAWHAKAEGNCAIDYGFHMILADVNESSLKEMDLLVAEGVTSFKLFMAYPGVFYSDDGRILRAMQRGAENGGLTMMHAENGLAIDVLVEQALAAGKTDPRYHGEVRRELLEAEATHRAIKLAEVAGSPLYVVHVSASSAVAELASARDRGLNVFGETCPQYLFLSTDNLAEPGFEGAKYVCSTPLRPREHQAELWKGLRTNDLQVVSTDHCPFCFVGQKELGRGDFSKIPNGLPGVENRMDLLHQAVVDGHISRCRWIEIACATPARMFGLYPRKGTIAPGTDADIVLYDPAARQTLSAETHHMNVDYSAYEGKEITGRVRTVLSRGTVVVDGDAYLGRPGHGRYQPRATCQYLH